A genomic region of Phragmites australis chromosome 2, lpPhrAust1.1, whole genome shotgun sequence contains the following coding sequences:
- the LOC133901955 gene encoding heavy metal-associated isoprenylated plant protein 20-like isoform X1: protein MGVLDHLSDLCSITETKEALKLRKKRPLQTVNIKVKMDCEGCERRVKNAVKSMRGVTSVAVNPKQSKCTVTGYVEPSKVLQRVKSTGKAAEMWPYVPYTLTTYPYVGGAYDKKAPAGFVRSAPQAMADPSAPEVRYMSMFSDENVNACTVM, encoded by the exons ATGGGAGTCTTGGACCACCTCTCCGACCTGTGCAGCATCACGGAGACGAAGGAGGCCCTCAAGCTCAGGAAGAAGCGCCCGCTGCAG ACGGTGAACATCAAGGTGAAGATGGACTGCGAGGGGTGCGAGCGGCGGGTGAAGAACGCCGTCAAGTCGATGCGGGGCGTGACGAGCGTGGCGGTAAACCCGAAGCAGAGCAAGTGCACGGTGACGGGGTACGTGGAGCCGAGCAAGGTGCTGCAGCGGGTGAAGAGCACGGGGAAGGCGGCGGAGATGTGGCCCTACGTGCCTTACACGCTCACCACGTACCCCTACGTAGGCGGCGCCTACGACAAGAAGGCGCCGGCGGGGTTCGTCCGCAGCGCGCCGCAGGCCATGGCCGACCCCAGCGCGCCAGAGGTCCGGTACATGTCCATGTTCAGCGATGAAAACGTCAACGCGTGCACCGTCATGTGA
- the LOC133901955 gene encoding heavy metal-associated isoprenylated plant protein 20-like isoform X2: MDCEGCERRVKNAVKSMRGVTSVAVNPKQSKCTVTGYVEPSKVLQRVKSTGKAAEMWPYVPYTLTTYPYVGGAYDKKAPAGFVRSAPQAMADPSAPEVRYMSMFSDENVNACTVM, translated from the coding sequence ATGGACTGCGAGGGGTGCGAGCGGCGGGTGAAGAACGCCGTCAAGTCGATGCGGGGCGTGACGAGCGTGGCGGTAAACCCGAAGCAGAGCAAGTGCACGGTGACGGGGTACGTGGAGCCGAGCAAGGTGCTGCAGCGGGTGAAGAGCACGGGGAAGGCGGCGGAGATGTGGCCCTACGTGCCTTACACGCTCACCACGTACCCCTACGTAGGCGGCGCCTACGACAAGAAGGCGCCGGCGGGGTTCGTCCGCAGCGCGCCGCAGGCCATGGCCGACCCCAGCGCGCCAGAGGTCCGGTACATGTCCATGTTCAGCGATGAAAACGTCAACGCGTGCACCGTCATGTGA